CCTTGTGGCCGGCCTGACGTTCACAAATAAGACGGTGCGTCTGCGTTTCGCTTGGGAATTCAGGCagcagcactccactccaatATCAGCCACCAACATGTTGTCATTTTCCATGCTGTACGTGTACGCCTTAATGATCAGATCACAGGTTCCAGGTGGCGATAATTGCCATCTCCATCGCGTTTGCATCAGCAGTCAGTAACCAACTGAGGCCTTGACAACGCATTACGAGCTCCCTAACCATAGCCAAGCACACCATACACATGTCAGTGTTGCAGCCGTTGCCTGCCAGCCACGACGGCAAGAGGACGGGTACGGGTTCGGCCGTGCTATGTCCTGCCCCTCCGTTCGCGGACGGGCCGAGAATCACCTGACGCGCCGGCAGACTGGCGAAGGGAAAGCAAGCGAAAGGCACATCGACCGTTGGACCAGAGCATCGGGTGGCTGTGGATCGACGTCGTTTACTGCAGTGCCGTGCAGTTGTTTTTTTCCGAGTAAGTACGGACGCAGAGGCTCACATACATGTAAGCACATTCATCCCTACGAACACACCTACGTAATCTTACCTTTATGAGCACTTTCAAAACATCAGGCCGGTAAAttctcgagattgacgaagtcgcTTCGCTATCGACGAGCATGTCACGACCTAAAGAATAGTTTCGGATAAATCCGAGCCGAGTCGAGGACTCTAATAGGTTTCTTTACAAGAAATACTACCAGCTGAGCTACGCTTAATTCATAGTATCATACAGTTgttgttgcagacttgcagtgaactttcgtttcaaaaaagacAAAAGGGAAGAGACTCTATTCTCTATTCCATATATGGGCCTCGTGGTCATCGCTCTCGAGGCATGCAAGTATTTACCGAGTAGTAACAAGCTGCAAAACGGCTGCTtttttgttgcaaaaaaaatgatttcCTTCTTACAAAAGGGATGTGCTGAAAACTGTAGCAATAAGCGAGCCAATTTGGACAAGGTCTTCGCCTTTAGGGCACCCACAGCGTGGGCGCCGATGCCTAGAAAAATTAAACCCCGTAGCAGGTATTTGGGCATTGACCTGGGCAGCCTGCAAAATTGACACCGCTGCTGATGCAGACAccggacaaaaaaaaaagggtagaAAACCTGAAACGGTAGGTGCAGGCCCAATAATGAATCACGGCGTCATTTTCCGAAACATGAGTTGTAGGCCGCAGGCCTGCACATCTGTCCGTCACCAGATTGTCATCTCAAAATATAAGCATCCCTTGGGTACTGGCTACCGTTACCGTAGATACCTGCTCTACTGTTTCTGTCACACGGAGGTTTTCATTTGTCCAGCTGAACGGAACATAGACCGTTGGACCTTGGGAATGGACGGCTCAGATCGTCTGCTGTCGTGAAGAAGTTGCTGTGCATCGCCACGCAACGCGTCGCTTGCCGCCGGTGCACGGTGGACAGGGGCGCAGGGCGAAAGAACTGCCGGTTGGTCCACCGGTCACTGCCGTGACAAGTTGGTTGCATCGTGGCCCACCGCCTGACACGCATCCATCCGTGCCTCCTCCACTCACCACCACCAACTTGCCCTATTTTTGGTTCCTACCTGACGCACCATCACGGGCGAAATCGACAGGTAATTCAGCCACTCGCCTCCAAGCACGACTGGCCAAATTGCAAGACGAGGCAGCAACGTCCATCGTTTGGTCACTTGTTTATTTCTGCAGTCCTGTAGGTGTTTGGGATACTGCTCTGTTGGATGAACTGCACAAAGATGAACCAGTCAAGTCATAGAGTTAGGCGTGCAACAAACACTTCTTGCTGCTATTATTAATAATGATTACGGTACTGCTGTTAACATTAATTACTATATGTGAAACGTGAGGGATTAAGCCGGCTATGGAGAGTGATGTAGTGTTTGGAGTGTGGGAAGCAAATGAAAGGTACTTGTGGTTTATTTGGGAATTCAGCAGAGATTCCTTTGGTGTCTGTCTAGGGAGTagcattccattccattccattccattccactGGATCTGCTGGTGATTCTTCCATGGCTACCTGCTCACGCTTTGCAGGGGTGGTCAATGGTTTGACTAGCCAAGCATTGTTCTATTCTTGTTACGAATGAAGCTTTTCCTAAATGATCGTTGTACGAGTTATGCGTTCTAATATCCTTTTGAACTGCAGAAATCTCACTGGAATTGGGAAACAAAAGTCCTTGCATGCAACAGGGTCAAAATTTGCTGCTGCATCATGAACTATGCTTCAGATTACTTTGTTTGCAGTTTAGTCATGGGATCAGTGACTCAGTGCCATAACCTCCATCAATGTGCATgtacttggaagttggaacctgGAAGAAGATTCAGTCGTTAGCAACATTGTTGCACTACCCAAGCTGCCACATCGGCGCAGCCAGAGAGAATCAAAGATTCCAACCGCCGGGGCCCAGCCGGTTGCTTGTCCTCTTGGGCCGCCGGGGTCGTTGATCAGAGAGCGAATCCAGAGGGCAACAGGCGCGGGCCCACGTGGAATCGCGCAAGATACTTCCCTTGTCCACTGGGGATCTCCAAGGAACTCTCATCCACTACTGTTCTGCTTCACACGGCACCAAATCAAATCCGCTTGTTTGTTCATACTGTCATACAGATTATAAAACATCTTCAAAAAGGAAACCATTTGTGTCATGATCAGGTGACAATGGCTTGTTAACCCCTGCGGCTGGATTCTCTGCAGTGATGCTGAGCAACAACTTGCTTCGCGTGCATGCAATCCAAGGCATAAGTGCGCGGTTTTTCCTTCGAAGAAATGTTAATTTTTAGCGCCGAGATCCTTTTCCTCCTGATCGAACCGATCTGCGCGTATCTCAGCAACGATAATGATGTTCTTGATTCTTTCCCTCCTCGTATATTAATCCACCACTTGCTGCATGGGCCTCAGCAAGTGCTgcgggaaaagaaaaatgaattcaggaggagatgagaaaagagagaaaagtggGGAAGCAAAGCAGAGGTGACAATTTGCAGAATTTCTCGAGTCAAAAGAGAACAAATCTTTCAAGGAGAAGAAATCAGGGTCCATGCACAAAGATACTTATGCATACAGCTGCAGAATCATTGCTCAGTTAACCTGGCTGTTAGTGATCCACTAACCGCACCTCGGGGGCCAGTAATTGGCCGTCATTTTCTGCTCCTGTTCATAGAGTCTGCGTCTGCACCAAATCAACAAGTCCATGACGAAATGATCACCCCAAGAAGGATAAAATCTCAGCAAAAAAGTAGTAGCAGTAAAGGGATGGAGTGGTGCCTGAACCCTGAAGTGTAGTGGAAGCGACAGGCGCGAACGAATGATAGGAAATTAATCAGATTTAATCAAGCAATTCACCATCCACGGATCCACCCATCCGTATCCGTGTTCCTCTCGCGTAGAAGTAACGAGCCTCGAGCTCGGTCGCGTGCGTCGCCGCAGCCGTTGCGTGGCGAATTAATtctctcccccctcctccgcccattcagagttcagacaccATATAGCCTAGCCGCCACCGCCACACCACCCTCCCACTCCGTGTGGCACCCGCCCGCCAAGAACCGGGGACAAGCAACCAGTCATCTCGTCCAGTCCCACTGGTTCCTGGCGCACGCATCCGTCGTGTCCAAGTCCAATCAGGTGCCTTGATTTCTCGGAGTTCTTGAGCTTGAGCCGGGACTGGGTGGTGCGGCGGTGAGGGCCGAGCGGTCGAGTTCTTGGCGATTGGCGGCTGTACATGAGGGGCTGTGCCGGGGGAGGGAGGCAACCTGGGGaaggaggcgggggaggcgcTGGGGCTGCTGGGCTGCGTCAatgaggtggtggcggcggtggcggcgacgtggGGGCCCATGACCGACGGCGCGCGCGTGGAGGCGGCGCCCAGGCTCGCGCAATGGCGCGTCGACGCGCTCCCCTGCTACACCTACCGCAAGTCCCTCCCCTTCCGCATCGGCCTCTGGAACTGGTCCGTCATCCCTCCCGCTTCCCCTCCCCTTGTCTCTCCCTGCAGATTTGTTACTGCTTGCTAGGAAATTCTCTGCTTTGTTACCTGGTGCCATGTCGTCCAGGATGCAAAAGCTTGCAACTTTGCGTTGCTGCTCTGCGATTCGTTTCAATCGTTTCCATCGTATTTGACACGGAGTTTAGTTTTTCATTGGAGTAATCTGACATGGAATTCCCTGTGCTTGTGAAATCTGGTTGGCCATTGTTTTCATTAATCTGAAGTTCAGATATTACCGGTATTGCAGAGTGAGTGGACGAATAGCAAATTACTTGAATTTCTTTCATTTGGCATATTAGAGTTCCGAATGAAGTGAGCTATTAAATCATGTTATAGTTTTGAAATTTATTTATGGTGGGACTGAACTTTCATCAGATTATGGTCCTTTCTTTGAGGTTGGAAAATATTCAGAACTTTGGCTGTTTGGCAGCACAGCATCATGTCTGAATTTGGTTTGTCTGACAGCGGTTTCAGTGTAATAGTATTTCAGTTTGCTACGTTGTTCATTAGTTTTGGATGTATCTGCTTAAATATTATACTTCCAACCGAAACTATATTTGGCCTCCTTTTAGTTATAGTTGGATACCTTTCCTCACCAACTTATGTGTAGCCAGGATTTTTCTTAACCAGATTTGGTCTGTCAGAAAAGTAGAGACTTTGCTTGGAACCAAAGATATTTCAGACAAAGTTTCACTTTCTGGAACATCCGCTTTCAGTGGTATTTTCTGCTGTTGGTATGAAAATCATTGATCAAGGTGTATGCTTCCTTAAATTTATATGAAGAAGTTGAAGTCGTCATCCACATTGACATAATTGAAATTTTCAAGAATTCTTTGTAGCATTTGTGAAAGGGAAAATTGATGTCATTTTGTGAGGAACTAATAATGTTTCTGCTAATGCAATGTGAAGGTACCTATCTGTGGAGAGAAACAACAAGCAAACTTGTGTTAAGCTCTTTGCAGAGAATTCAAATTCTGCCAAGAACGGCCACTCAGCCCCAATAGCTTCCTTTGTCACCAAACTTCTCATATCTCTTCCACCTAATCAACAGACTATAATCCACCCAGGTAAGTTTCTTCTACTAATTCTTTAAATAAAAACATCATCCTTTACTAGTTCAGGCTTTCAACTACTATCTCCTTATAATTGTTATAATTATTACATTGAAATGCATAAAAAATGGACATATGCTTGAATTTCTCAATATGTCATTATGAAAAGGAATTTTATTTGGCTACAATAGTATATGCAGAGTTTGAGTAGCACAGACCAAGCAATACAAAACTTTATTTACTGAACATTTAAATATCAGCTAGGTTTCGAATTGGCAGTATTACTGTGATTTCAAGTTGAGTTCTTCGCACTGATCAGGTAGTGTGGGAAGCATGTGGGAGTGATGGCAATGACGACACCAAACGTCACTTATTTCTAACTAACAAACCTTTCTTGAAATGATTTCTAACTAACTAATGGTTTGCACATATTCAGGAATTTTTGACAAGCAGCTGAAACACGAAGGTTTTGTGTGGGCGATTGATAGTAGCGTTACGGGCAGATTTGTCATTGAGATAGAGTTTCTTGACCTGAAGATCGCTGATCCATCTGTAAGCACTGTCTCACTGTCTTCTTCTGGTTTTTTGTCAAAGGTTGGTACAACTACTATTGGTGAGTAGTAGTATACGTGGAGTGATGCCCTTGACTCACCTGAAATCAGGTCTAGATGTCTAGTCTTGCACAGGTTCACCCTCACAAACATCGTATAGAAACTTCTGCATCTGCTTCTGCGTTGAAATAAAGAACCACCTGGTCTGTTGTTGTCATCGGTTGAAAGTATGTGCAGCGTCGATATGACATTTGGAGATGTCGTTTCATCGTGAAATTGATGGTTTTTCAAAGTTAGAGGCTATATTAAGGAACTGAAAAAACATAGGTCTAATGTCAGGATAACCTTTCTTTGTAAACCAAATTTTGCAAATATTGCAAGGTTTATTAATATCAATCTAAAGAATTATTCAGTATTCACTTCGTGTGCTTGTAACAGTTTGCCTCTGATGGTCATGAACTGCATGCATTTCAGGGTGGTGAACCGGCCTCAATCTGGGCCTCCCAGCAGATTAAGCAGTCTTCAGACAACACCGCTCTGTCCGCCCTTGCCCGGATGCTGCACGACGACATCCTCACCGACATCACGATCAACGCGGCGGACGGCAGCGTCCGCGCCCACCGCGCCATCCTGGCGGCGCGCTCCCCGGTGTTCCGGAGCATGTTCTCGCACGACCTCAGGGAGAAGGAGCTCTCCGCCGTGGACATCCCCGACATGTCCCTGGACGCCTGCCACGCCTTCCTCAACTACATCTACGGCGACCTGCGCAGCGAGGAGTTCCTGGCGAACCGGCTcgcgctcctccgcgccgccgacaAGTACGACATGGCCGACCTGAAGGAGACCTGCCACGAGAGCCTGCTGGAGGACATCGACACGGGCAACGTGCTGGAGCGGCTGCAGACGGCGCACCTGTACCGGCTGCCGAGGCTCAAGGGCGGGTGCCTGAGGTTCCTGGTGGACTTCAGGAAGGTGTACGAGATGCACGACGACCTCAGCGCGTTCCTGCAGACGGCGGAGCGGGACCTCGTGGCCGAGGTGTTCCATGGCGTCCTGGCAGCGTGGAGCGGGCGGTGAAGCGTGCCCATGCCATTTGCAGGGTTGCAGGTGTATTTTCTGGATTGGTTGGTTCAGAATCAGGAGGACAGAAGCATTATTGTTTGGAGGATTCTTGCTGGAAAAAGCATGTACATATTTGCAAACAGTACATAATACGTGCCGGTGGTTGGCTGGCCTGGAATTTACCGTGTATGCCTTGATTGGATTTTGCTCTTATCATGTGGAAATCTAATTCATGTATGTAACATATTGCTCGATTTGTAATACATCAGTCATTAGCTGATATGGTGCTCAACTGATCATGGCAAAAAGGTCACTTGAGAGGCTTCACTAATACCTGATGCGTTCGATCATGTGTGTCCTTATGGTAAACTGATGCCGTTGGAATCGGGGTCGTATCTGTAAATTGGCATCGTCATCGTAGAGCCAAACCGCCAGTTAATACAAATTTAATACAGACCCATACAAATTTACTTATTAAATTTAATACAAATTAATTTTAAAACATGGTAAACTTAATTTAATATAAATTTACTTAATAAATTAATGTATAGCACGAAGGTCGCATGTTGGAAACCTGCATGTGCCATTGATAATTTTTaatgtttttcttcttccacctcgTTTGAATTTTAAAATTCTATTTCTAAAGTACGTTTTCTTCTTTTAAATGCATTTGTGTTCTTACTAGTACCGTTCTTGATATTCTTCAATTGCGCTGCCTGATGTTCTTTGTGTGCACTACTATATAATGGTACTGGTTGCGTCACGGATTCCAGGGATATAATAATAACCCAATTCGTTCGTATCAGAGAGGTTAACATCAAGGTTTACCCCATCGCACCTTCTGCCGGCTGCCATCATCATGGGGCATGGCACGCCTTTTGTCGTGCGCCCAATCGCACCATGCTCCATGCCACTACTTGCCGGACGGCCGAAAGCCCAAACAATTCGGCGGCATCGCTTGCGTTGCGACGACAAGGAATAGGAACGGATGCCTGCCACTATCTGCAGCAGTATGGGTGGATCATCCACGGGTTGCCGCCATACACCACTCGCCTGTAAAATCTGCTCAGTTCACATCCCACAGTCAGAGCAATGCCTGCAGCCTGCTTCGTTTGGCATTAGTAGCGTGGAACAACACTTGAGATCAAGGACACTGCCGCGCTCATTCTCACGGTGCCTGGTTTAGCAGAGCGATTGAGAGAATGAACTTCGTTGAGCAATCGATCAGAGCAAAACTTTTGAGGCTCCATTTGGTTTTACGGAATTTGGGATAAGCTGAACTTAACTGTGGCTCAACCATTCGAATCCCGTGTGGCAATCGAGAACGGTTCCAATTTCGTTGCTGTGTCTGGTTGGCAAAGAAAGCATCGAGACAGACATCAGATTCAACGAATTCTAACGACACCGTTTCGTTGGGGTGTCTGGTTGGCAAGTAAATTTTGCATGCAGCAGCAGCTACTGGGCAACATCGCCGGAGATCTGTGGAGCGGAGCGGCTCAGCGGCCAGCCTGCTACGTACCAGGTTCTCGCCAGCTCGTGGGGCCAGACGAGAAGGCCCAAGCGGtgatgggctgggctgggccaaGTTTACACGGAACAATTGTTCACAGTATGAAATTTTGGCGTTGATTTGGTTGGGGTGCGCCAGGCCCTGCCAGCAGTGCAACGGCTGGGCGACGCTCGAGGACCCCAGTGGCAAGCCACTGTGGTGGGCCCTCCCccacaaaaaataaatttaatatcgAAGTGGGCACATGGCCCACATATCAGATATTAAACTGATAAGAACAGATACTACACTTGATCTTAGCCAAAAGGCCGAGAAAGGTATGATTTGGAAGAGAGCCCAGGGTCTCGTTATATAGCGACTCGACGCCTCCGTGCTCTTTGCCTGGGCGAGATGGGACTAAACACCTCAACGcgctgcgccgctgccgctgcatgCTCAGCGCTTCGGCCGAGCGATATGCTGTGCCATATATAATGGGCTGCGGCCCATCAAGTGTTGCCGCCTTCTCTCTCCTTCGTAGGCCCACCACAACCAAAACGGCAGGACGTCGAAGCCCAACACATCGATGCTGTTCGTTTCAGTTCTTTTTACTGTCTGTTCATGTGGAGTTAAGTgctataaataaataaaatctatactacaaataaataaaataatgataTATTACACTGAGATTCCCAAGCACTTACCGAACTGAAATCTGCCAAGTACTTTGTGCTGATTTTTCGAGTATCTTTCCAAACAAACAATTATACATGTAAACAAGGTGAAAGCATGTACCGAGCTTCACATCGGGCGCTTGGGTGTGAAATTGTAGCcagataaaataaaaaataaattcaattttatttgaaaaatacATCAAGCGGCCTattagctcagttggttagagcGTCGTGCTAATAACGCGAAGGTCGCAGGTTCGAGACCTGCATGGGCCAAAATTATTATCTTTTTAGTTTTCACGTTTTTTTTATAATGCTTCCCATTTCCATGCCATGCCTTTCCcattccattttcttttctctttggaTGCTTACATGCTTTTTCCCATACCTATTTTTCCTCATTTACGTATGTAAGACCAGTACACATTTCGGCGCCTACAGATTTACCTTACCGTTTCGAGGGAGAAGTGAATAATCAACGTGTTCATATGTCAGGGTTACTTACCGCAACATGCCAATTTACCAGCCAATACTCTTAACCTTGTTCTTCCAGCCGTGACGGGGGCACGCTTTCTGTGCCATGCTACCGGTCGCCATGGAACAGAAAGGCAACGAACACTGAACATGCTGCTACTTGCCAGGCTACCAATCATCCAGAGGCATCGCTTGCAAGCTATGGTACACGGATACTTAGGAATGGTGCCGTATCGCGTATCAGATACGTATCAGGAATAGTATGGATATGCGTGGGATACGTATCAGGAAGTATccgaaataaaaataaattcaaaaaacaCTGATACGCATATGGGTTCGTATCGGCGGTAGTTTACAATACGGCCCAGCCCAATTAGCGCAAGCAACCTTATCCTCTGGCTGGCCTGGGCGGTGGGCGCCTGGCACCCGACACCCTAGCCGCCTCGCGCCGCATCCCCGACCCAGCGAGGCACGAgcgccctccgccaccgccgtcggtGCCTGCACGAGCGccctcagccgccgccgccgcctgtgggCGCCCTCTCGGCTCTCGTGACACGAGCACAgccgcggcgccgccagccCGCCTGTCCGCCTCACCGCCGCAAGAGGAGCGCCGCCTGTGCGCCCACGAGGCCACGACGGACCTCCGTTGAGTTATTTCCCCTTCACCTTGTCCGGCGACCGGTGCCCTTACCTTCCTTGATCTATTGTCTGCCTCTCTTCAGTTCTTGACTACTTCTTGTTTGATTGTCCCCTTCTGGATGTAGATGGCAGCAACAAATTCGAGCAGTACAAATTCGATGTAGGAAGCAGCTTAGCTACGTATTGACGTATCCGTATCCGTGCAGGGTTGCAACGACCACACCACACGCTACGGACGCTGCTAATACCCTCACAGGATCGTGGATCGTGCAGAGACTGTGTGCGTGTACGTGCGGCGCCACTTGCTGATGCTATACAACTATAGTACTACCAACAAGTTCACGCCAAAATCTCTGCTCGAAAACAACGACGGCTGGATTGGAGAAGCAAGTAGCGTCGCCGAATCATCGCCCGGCCAGTTGTTTGCCGACCCCGACCGGAGCCCGATCCAATGCCGCTCGCCGGGCCCAGGCCGACCAATCTGCCGGCGATCCATGTTGGACGGAGCGAAAAAAAATCTGGGTGCCGGGAGCAGGCGAGCAGCACCGGCATGCGCTGCCCTTTACGGCGGGGGCTATCAACAGCCATGGGCTCGAGCAGTAGGCTAGGCCAAGTGTGCGGACACGGACACGGGCACACGGCCTCGTCCGATCTCCGGGCGGGCCACTTGTGAGACTCCGCGCGCCGTTCGCGTCCGTGCCATCTcagctcatgcatgcatgttccGCGATGTCCCCGATCCACGACAAAATGGGGGATCCAAAAGTTACGTACGTGCCGAGCTAACCTGGAAGATTTGCGCATCGTCATTGGACTACGGCTAGGTGTTCTGAACCATTTTTTTATACTCCCTCCTTCTGTCGAAAttattatagatcattttaattttcttaggtgcatagttttttttatatagcTAAATATactatatgtctagatgcatacaaatacatatgaatctaaaaaaccaaaacgatttatattttgaaacggatggagtacaaGGAAGTGAGCCTAGCTCAACTAGTTAGAGTGGGAGTTGTGGTTGTGCACTCTAACCAGGTTCGAGTCTCTCTAACTcgaatttgggtgcctatttcttcttcttagtGAAAAATCACCTAACTCCTCCTAACTTGATCTATTTTTCATATGGGTTTGTTTGGTAGTGTGCTTGGAGTGGCTCCTATGGTGATTTTAGGAGAGGAGCTTTGCTATTCTGCCCTGGGTAGGCCGTGCCCAACTCCTAGTCGGTTGGTTGAAATCCCGAAGACATCAAGGACGTCCTGTAGAGAGggttgtttttttaaaaagaaaagaaaagaaggaattATAGGGTTGGTTGGAGTTGCAACAGAAGAGTACAAGATGTGTGGGTATAGGGTAGGCAGCAGCAAATCTGAAGAGCTAGGATCTATACTTCGATGACCATGTCCTACACGCATTTTCCTCCTCACACTCTAACCACTGCCTGCTACTACTAGTGCAACAATCCAGACCCAGATGCCCAACACCTTTCAAATTTGAGAATTTCTGGACGCGCCTACCCGGCTTCCATGAAGTGGTCACCCAGGCATGGTCCAAGCCGACGAATCACACAGAGCCTTTCCATGGATTGGGGCACAAGTTGCATGCCACTACTTAGGCTCTTCGAGCATGGAGTAGATCCTTCATTTCAGACGCCAAACTAAAGCTACACATGGCCCAAGAGGTCATCCTCCGCCTTGATACGGCTAAAGAGACAAGGGCCCTATCAGACGCAGAATACTCCTTGTGCCATAAGCTGAAAAGGAGACTTTTGGGATGGGCGGCGATTGAaaaagcaaggaagaaacattGCTCGAGAAGCACCTACCTGTGCAAGGGCGACGCAAATACGAAGTTCTTCCATCTAAAGGCCAACGCTAGAAGAAGGAAAAACTTCATCCAGAGGTTAAAAAAGGAATGTGGCAACAACCTTTTGGGATGTACACAGATGATGCAGTGATCTTCATCAAACCAACAGCCGCATACATCACAAACACCACACAACTATGGAGCCTCTTTGGCGAGGCAACCGGATTGAGAACAAACCTTCAAAAAACAAGCGCGGCTGCCATTAGCTGTGTGAGCATCAACCTAGACGAAATCCTTTTGGAGCTGCTAGTAACTCGAACAGGGTTCCCAATAAGATACCTTGGGCTTCCTCTTGTGATCAGACAACTATGTAAAATCGACTTCCAACCTTCGGTCGACAAAGCAGTAGGCAAGCTCTCGGGATGGAACGGGCACAACCTTAACCAAGCCGATCGTACCTGTCTCACCAAAACGGTGCTCACATCACAACCGATCTACCTAATGACAGTAATAAAGGCAACAAATGAAGTACTTGAGGAACTAGACAAAATAAGGAAACGCTTCTTGTGGGCAGAAGACAATGCACTGACTGGTGGCAAATGCAAGGTCAATTAGATCAGAAGCGATCTGCCAAAGGAAAACGAAGCGCTGGGGATCCTTAACCTTCACAAGTTCGCAAGAGCCCTCAGATTACAATGGTTGTGGCATGAATGGGAGTCGCCGCAAAAACAGTGGGTCGGAATGGAGACGCCATGCGATGACACTGATAAACTTTTGTTCGCGGCCTATACGAACATCACCTTGAGGAACGTTCAGAAGACGAGCTTCTGGCACTCGGGCTTGTTGCAAGGCCGTAGGCCAAAGGATATTGCGCCTAACATTTTTCGCGATCTccaggaagaaaaaaagaagtgtTGCAGAGGCCTTACAGGAAATAACTGGATCAAGGATCTCAACATACACGGCGGCATTACTACCATGCACCTTCAAGAATTTACGCTTTGGCGACTCATTAGAGAGGTCCACCTACAACCACAACAGGAGGACCTTATTAGCTGGAAGTTTACGGAGAATGGCAAGTACTCGGCAGCCTCGGCGTACAAAGCCTAGTTTCTTGGATCCACCAAAGCATCGCATAACAAAACACTTTAGCGCTCCTGGGCACCGCTGAAGTGCAAATTTTTCGCATGGCTCATACTATAAAACCGAGTATGGTCATCTGATTGGCTCGCGTGCAGGGGATGGCCTCACTCTCCCTCATGCCCCCTATGCAGGCGCGAAATGGAGTCAGCCTTCACCT
The genomic region above belongs to Setaria italica strain Yugu1 chromosome VI, Setaria_italica_v2.0, whole genome shotgun sequence and contains:
- the LOC101782337 gene encoding BTB/POZ domain-containing protein At1g55760 isoform X2, with amino-acid sequence MTDGARVEAAPRLAQWRVDALPCYTYRKSLPFRIGLWNWYLSVERNNKQTCVKLFAENSNSAKNGHSAPIASFVTKLLISLPPNQQTIIHPGIFDKQLKHEGFVWAIDSSVTGRFVIEIEFLDLKIADPSGGEPASIWASQQIKQSSDNTALSALARMLHDDILTDITINAADGSVRAHRAILAARSPVFRSMFSHDLREKELSAVDIPDMSLDACHAFLNYIYGDLRSEEFLANRLALLRAADKYDMADLKETCHESLLEDIDTGNVLERLQTAHLYRLPRLKGGCLRFLVDFRKVYEMHDDLSAFLQTAERDLVAEVFHGVLAAWSGR
- the LOC101782337 gene encoding BTB/POZ domain-containing protein At1g55760 isoform X1, with the protein product MTDGARVEAAPRLAQWRVDALPCYTYRKSLPFRIGLWNWYLSVERNNKQTCVKLFAENSNSAKNGHSAPIASFVTKLLISLPPNQQTIIHPGIFDKQLKHEGFVWAIDSSVTGRFVIEIEFLDLKIADPSVSTVSLSSSGFLSKGGEPASIWASQQIKQSSDNTALSALARMLHDDILTDITINAADGSVRAHRAILAARSPVFRSMFSHDLREKELSAVDIPDMSLDACHAFLNYIYGDLRSEEFLANRLALLRAADKYDMADLKETCHESLLEDIDTGNVLERLQTAHLYRLPRLKGGCLRFLVDFRKVYEMHDDLSAFLQTAERDLVAEVFHGVLAAWSGR